TATTTCTAGAATAAAAATGTTGGTGTAAATTGCAGGCCGTTCCGCACACGCAGTTACTCAGCTTTTGTTGTACGTTTCATTCCAAATCTGATAACGTTTGAGTTGCAGAACTGTCTGCTGATCTGAAGCAAATGGGTTTAATGTTGATGAATGACTTTTGTTAATTGCATTtaaatctgaaattaaaatgtcTGAGTTGGCAAACTTAATCTTAATCAGTTCCTGGAGAGCTGTTTGTCGTCCATCTGGGAAAAAGCTCAGGTAGGGGGTCACTTAAAGCCCGTGACCCACACTTCCTTCTAAAATTGTTAGGTGACAGATGGCTTCAGGAGAAGCAGCCAGTCACTCTGTAGATTTTTACTTCACATCTGGCCTCCCCTTGTGGATGGATTAGGAGGTGAAGTAAAATTTAATCTTGAGAGGTCATTAGAGTAGCAGGACAAATGCTTGACACTCATTGAATCCATGAAAAGCCAGGAGCTGCTGTTAGGTCTGTTAATTGATCACATCCTTCTGacaacctgcccccccccccaactcctcACATCCAGCCACAAACCTGCCTAACGAGGAGGAAGAACCCAAGAGGAGAAGGATCCGATATGAGGAGCTGCGTAGCCGAAACCGGGAGAACTATGAGGTCATCATGAACCAGAAAGCTGAGGCAGCCATCAAGCCCACCGCTGAGAAGGTGCCCCCCAAGAAGGAGGGTAAGTCCATGTGCCAACTGAAGGTGGCTGGTCTGACAATATTCATTCCCTCAAAAAGGCATAGGAGACCTCTGCTTACCAGAAAGAAGGTACAGCTGCATAACTAGATGCAGAACTGACAGAACTCATGAATTACACAATAATGTTAAGCAAACCTTGTCATTATATAGTCTAATTTTAGCTGCAGTATTCTAACATAGCTATAGGCCAGAGATCGTGCAGTTTGTAGTCCTGGAAAGTGGGGCATTGCAGTGGTTTTTTTCCTGGTTCCTGATCACATCTGGATCACAGCTGATTTGGCAAGACTGAAAATGAAGCTATCAGAATAAGGAGTTGGCAGTGGAGCACTCTGCATGCTAATGCATAGCAATCTGTACACGTGGTTTCTAAGGGAGCtcatttataaaaatgttcATACATTCTTGCAGAAGAATGTAcatatcagagcatgtgagtggagcgtgagcgaggagcggagcgggcggaatttggtcagagcgcggagcggctttttaattaaggctggagaggtcgctttgtctcgctccaatttcgctccgataccgctcacactacgattctgaggcgtgcccaaatctacccagaattcatctgtacaattatcaagatctgttacacaaattggaacGAGATAGaatttgcaaaatatttcacaaaggaaactgataaatcatacaagtgtactattcttatcaaacatatagatgacaataatgtacagcaagaacaacaatgtggtgaaactgtttcagtgagtaaagattcactttggaatcacttttctcagaaacatgagtgtgctacgcgaacaggcggaagccagagcaaaacgcgagcaagttttataatatggttgtagcatatcaagtctataaagtaaattaaagtataaaagccctataaattaaatattggtaatcaaataaatttgttttgtcattcaaagtaggtctaataggatttttttaaatttcacgtaacgctgtcagtgaaattttattttacagagagacgcagcagcagcatcaacagaaaaaaattgaggaatttaaaacatgcctgtatattctttaggctattaagcccactgattcctttatttttaagcctatttttgtgtggaatgccattgctaaacctgtccgttgttgcttATATGTTGCctaaaaatattttctgttctgactggcaatgttcccgttgctcatatttctttatgatataaggcttcggtttaaggtgacatttgttaggcatgcagattatttgtctctcttttaaattggagcgagcggggagcaatttgactggagcaggaggaaattttagtggagcgaggagcggtgttgagtggagcggcttagtgcgaattatgTCACTCACTTACacgggtatattttaaaacgtacctttttctatacgtcttgggcttttgtccacacgtaaaccgtgtctcaggtcactgaaaacggagcttttgcaaaactccatccaAGGTGaaaattttaagaaactccgttTTCAGTGTCAacatgtagacagggaaaacagagtttgtccactttgtttaacGTCAGAGCGTACACTGTTTGCTGTAGGCCTATACATTAGGCGATTTTGAGCAATGGCGGACTTAGCCGAAATAGTGCTTGTGCTAACCTTGCCgacaggacttcttacatgtgtacagataaatgttgagGCACTCTTgcattatattgatcaacacaggcgtcggaatgtgcaccatggttttcaacttaacaggactggcatttgggcttctgattggctaacatggcagtacAGTTAGAGTTATAATGCCGCCTGTTGTTTTGGCGTGCTTTTGCAAGCGCATTTTAGCGGTTTCATGTAGACGGAAATTATTTAGAAgacaatgggcctcattcaccaaccgttcttacgaacaaatttgttcttaaaccccacgtacgcacttttttacgaagattctgacattcaccaatgttttcttatctgaatttgtaattggctaagaacagaatctacgcacactcaagACTATTCGTCATACCTGttaagttttggatttgaaaataagggaaattttccggcacacgctgcgagccatcccaccaccccaaccacgctccagtatcccttacattttaagacaggtgtacaagaaatctaaaataaccacttgtcatttgcattttattttcattacacattttcttttaatttctcatgttcactcatgtggctccctggcattcactaatgacttattatacagatttgttgcagactttgtatccttgttgaagtcgtcacagaaggtgaaagtaacgttgtttttggcacacagcattgccattttaacctccgcatttatgatctggttaatgttgtaaattacttgcagactactgcaggtggcagttctcgcgaggctactgacagttcagtttggagaggcagaggaattttttttaagtgatattataatacgggagatttacggaaaaatactaatacgggaggacggcgggaaagaggggtaaaatacggtagtttcccggccaaaacgggagacttgacagctatatGCTATTCGTATgcacatttgagtaatgatagtttgttcaaaataatcggttatCGCAGTTGtttgttcattctacagttcataaaatgatagtatttgaataatttataaaagtaaaacataaaaaataattttaaagtgtaaaaattattttcatggtagtaacggcgatcgtgcggattataaataggtctgtttctgcgcattaggcttgctatcaaaatggcatttatgttacttcttgaagagcttgccaGTCGTGCTCTGAGAAGGAAAcgcatgtttgaagatcatttagatttatttggcacacagcgTTCACAGAGAATTATAGTGATACCTTTCCATGTATCAGCTTTCTTgggggctttatatccactggttacgCTAAATAACGTGTATATTTGCATTTACACCCTGTACAGTAAAATctagttataacggacttcaagggacctggtaAAACAGtacgttatatccaaagtccgttatatccagagttgctgtatgcccagaataCAACtgcaggacaccatttactcatgccactttgggggttagggttttagaggttttttgggggttagggttagagttttacgggttttggggggctattgattagcactacggtagcttTACTctacaaagtagctcaactcgtttcagatcagcgaccaatcggtcatttagagacaggcatgcattctacagcagggatgcctttttcggcataacagcCCTACAGTCTCATGTccttttatgggaaattgcagggcgtttccctatgctaattaggacaaactggcacccgctttcagttacgaagacgtgagattcaccattcttaagaacaaaggtgcgaacaattctgctacttaagaacaCGTCATGAATCCGACATAAGTTGTTCTTAACGAATTTCGTAGGAACAAGtttaagagaattcttaagaaaatattggtgaatgaggcccaatgttcgtgtggacggggattttttttaaacggagGAAAAACACCGTTTTAAAATATTCCCGTGTATGTGTGGACAaagaattagagcggaggagcgggcggagccaacagcctcgtaaGCAAGGAGCgaaaattctcaccgctccactccactCACATACTCTGGTACATATATATGAAAACCCAAATGTTCGTACAAACCATAAAAGATATTTATAAAACGTTGCGTAAACCAAGGTATGCATCTCACTGGTTTATAAATTATCGTAGAAGCATATGCAGGTGCGCACGCTTATCCCCATTCCCACTCAGAAATTACCATAAATTGGCAATGCATATTAACCATGTGCATATACTGTGCTTGTAATGAATGACATTTCAGAGATAACAGCCAAAAACAAAGGAATTCTTCAGAATGTGAAGTGAAGACTTGTGTCCGAGGTGGAATGCCAAACCATTTTATTTGGTAGTACATCAGCTGGagtcacaaacaaaaaaaaaatgtgacagCTGCTGTTAATGTGGTCAGCTCAACAAGCCAGACaatgatgggaaaaaaaaatgggcaGCTTCTCAACGTGGTTGGTGAAGTAGTGTTAATAGCCAGCGCTTAAGGGGGACTGCTGTCTCTTGTGTGAAGTACATGTACGTATAAATCAAAGGAAAACGTGCGTATAAAAAACCCTGGCATACATCTcacattatatactgtatatgcatggATCCAGGTCAATGTGCAACATTTGTTAAAACCATGCTGGCATCTCAGATGAGTTGCGCGTTGATGGAATGAAACTAGTCTCTGTTAATTGTATGATGGTGCTCTTATTGCAATGTACATGTAGTCAATAGCACCGACAACACTATGAAACCCACAGAATGCATTGTAATGGTTGACTGTAGGTCGAAACTAGGGAAACTTAATATACTGTCTTGACAGTCAGTTAATACCAGCCACAGCTTGAGAAATGATGGAACTCAGTTTGGGCTAGGATATCCTTCATCAGTCAGTTAGTACCCACTGCTAAGTTCCTGTCGCCAAAAATCCAAGTGTTGTCGGTAGGCCTACTTAACGATGGACAGGAGCAGCATGATTTCTTAATGTAGATCATTCAGGAGCTGGGGCCAATTCATCACACAGTTCCATCAGAATTGCTCTTGGCAGTCTAAGATGACTGATAAGCCACAAATCATCactggaaaaataatcattGTGGTCTCTAGATTCTCCCTCCTTTCGTATTTGGCCGCACACAATGTCCTCTAAGAAAGCTAAATATGCTATGATACTATGTGTGACATagttacacacacaaaccttTTTATACCTATTACATGAAGGTGCCTACTTAATTTGACTTTTCAGTACACACACCTCTTAACTTAGAATGTACGCAATAACCATActggtgtatatatataaagtcattcatttaaaaccataaaacaaaTGGTGAATGTTAATTGTATGTCAGATAGAATAGAAATATTTCTGCATTTATCAATGCACATTTCACCAAGCGCTAAAACTGTAGATGCAACCAGGATGCACATTTCTGTCTGATCCATAGATGTTGCTTTTTCTTCTATGTCCACATTCGTACGACTGCTCTGGAACATTTATCAGCGGGCAAACCTTTtgagaatgttttttttatatatcccAAAAGCTTTGTATGAATGTGCGTATGAATGTTCGTCTTTTTCCTTCGTACAAAGCTTCCATAAATGAGCTCCCAGCACTTTTCAATTTTCAGCTGCTGTTTTCATTCAGCCTGACAGAGGGCAGACTTCTGCTTGGGTTTTTGGGTTAATCTTTTGTAGTCTAAGGTTATAAAAGGAAACATGATCTCTGTGAAGAGGATTATGAAGTCATTCACCATCAGCTTTCTGTCTAGGAGAAAATCTTCTGCAGCATGCTGAAAGGTCAAAGATGGGCAATCATGCTATTACATTCACTGCTAAAGATGCCCCAACTTGCAGAATCACGTCAAATGTGTAGTAGTGTTCTGTGAATTATATCATGCAGCCCAGTGGTAAATACCACGAGTCCAGGTCATTTCCCTTCAAGCAAGTACCTGCTGCTTTGTTTAGCTGTTGGTGACCCACACAACACATCTGGTTCCTGCTTGGCTTGTGATGTAACAATAGCCACAGCCTGGTGACAGTGAGAATTTGTGTTTTCCAGCTAAGAAGAACATTTATGGAGATGCCTGGGAAGAATGAGACTGGCGACAGTGACAGAGtgacatccagctcctctgctcTCTATTGGCTCAGCAGATGTCTGATTGTATTTCTAAAAACCTGTCATTATGGTCTGTACCTTTCATATCTCTGCTTCAGACACTGTGCCATTCCACGGTGATCTTGGCAATCACACAAAAATACAGCCTCAGAACAAATCACTGTAGTGTCCTGCCAAGCCAGCCCTGAAATTTCTaggttaaaaatgttttaaatcttCTCAATAAAGCTAATTCGCCAATGGATGCTGAAGCCAGTAGTTTTGTCAAACTGTGATATGAACATAGTGCAAAGGATGTGTGGAAGCTGAGCGAAGTTCTGTTGATGCAATGTAACTTCATGACCACAAGGGGTCAGGCTGTGGGTATTATATGTCAAGGGCACTTTTCAACCACACCAGGttccatacttttggtacttcaaggtaGGTTTTTCACTAccataaaaactggtactggcGCTAAATGATATCACGATGCAAAGTGGGATATTTTGTACTGAGTTAGAATGGCTATAGCATATTATAAGGCTGGGCAATGTCCGATAATATCAACAcagcatgttatgcacatgcaattcttacatcgtTAGTCAGCTAAAGATCAGCCTTTTTCTTACCTTCTATTCTGTACAGACATTATAGCACAGGGAGTTTAAACTTCACAAATTTTTTTAACTGTCATAGCAAAACAATTTAACAAGCTTTGCTATTTTAATTATTGCCAATTTTCTTTTCAAGgatatctagtatatgtttaaacattggtttaaagtttacctccgctgcttttcCATAAGCACTGCGTGTGTTCTCCAAGTCTATCATAATGATTTTACCCTTGTGGTTTAAATCACTGCTAAATGGGTTAAGAaatttttgctttataaataccccaaaaTTTAGTACAAAAATCACATATattgatatttaaaatgtttccaaTACAGTGCTCTCTacagaagaggattagggccaccatgaaaatattttaattctgACTAAtttcagaattctgagtttagaaaaaaagtcagaattctgacaaagtcagaattcaaataatattttcatggtggcccaaATCCTTTTCCGTAGCTCTCCTAGTATAttacacaaaatattttatttgttgtcTTGTCAACCTGatcttgtatctgttcttccaacCAGATTGCAGTTTAACCTTGAgtctcttcatttgtccacgcaTTCATTATTTCGTTTATTGTCGTTTTCTGTGTTTGACGCAGATGATTTGCATAACCAAATCGACAAAGCATTTCAAGACCCACCCCAAATTACCGTAGTAGTACTCCACTGGGTTTGGCACTTTTAAGTACTAGAATTTTTTGTACTGGAAAAAAATCAGTGGAAAAGTACCATACCAAAAGTCCAGTACCTGGGGTGGTGTTAAAGTGCCCTTTTTTGAGATATACCAAGAACGGTTTTCTCTTTGAATATCTTTCTCCTACGGGTTAATTCAAAAGAATGAGTAGACATAAATGAACGATGTACGAAAATTCAGATTTATTAGTATTTTTGGTATGCATCACTCTTGAGAAAGATGGAAAACTGATGGACTGACTCCAGAGACTCAGGTGGGGGTTCACTGTGAGGAGGTGAAAACACTTCTTTAGGATTATCACTAAGCAACATCCATCAATGACCAACAGACCTTGGTGAAGATGAATTTGAAGACAGGAGTTCCGGGCAGCAGGACAGATATACATAATGAAATGCTAAGGCAGAGGTACTCAAACTGCTGGTAGAGCTTGAAAAATAATTGAATACCCCTGAGATAAGGGTATTAAGATTGGACAATACTCCTGAACAGCAATTTTTCAAAAACTGGGAGAAATCCACAATTATATTACAGTATTACTTGGACTATTGGTGTGGTATGTAATAAGTAAGTTTGTGGGTGGGTATTCACTTATGTTTGGTTGGGTGTTACCACCTTAGGCCTGGGTTTTGGACACTTGCACTCTTCACAAACATGGTGGCAGTGTCTAAAAACAACAGGGCTCAGTCATGCATGTTTACTCACAGTTTACATACAGTTTCTACATTCATGCAAGTATACTGTACCATTAATAGACATTATTGTAATGCTATTCAATTTCTAAACTACAGCAAACCTGGtctatcacattaataatatatCTGAAATTACTCGAATAAATCAAATTAAGTGCCTTTCTGAAAAGTACAAAGACAAAGGTCTTAACATCTCTCACCTCTTGTGTGCTGGACAGCGTTCCCAAAAGCCACACATGAACCCTGGGCCAAAGCGATACTGGGGAAACTCAAGCCCACGTGTGTGGAACTTCTCTCTGCAGGTACTGACATAGGAAGCCTTTCCTGCTGCAAACCCCAGAAtgccagccactggaaaaaaagatCAGAAGTCATCTAAGCACACATATTCAGTCTAGCACGTGGCTGTCAGATGGTTTATCGAAGCCGTGCTTTGACGTAGCAGGTGTCTGAGACCAGTTCTCATTTTGCTGGGCCTGGAGGTACTACATGAACACGCAGAAAGGGATTTTCATCAGTACTGACCCAAGCTAAAGCTGTGGAACAAAGCAGAATGTCTCAGAACCTCCTACCTATCCActcaatggatggatggatttttaacCAGGGCTGTGTAGAGGGAGAGTCAAAACATTTTAGTGGATTATCCCCCACTAAATTACTAGATTTAGGGAATGTTAACAGAAAAGGCTAAAATACTGGATAAAGTTAGCAATATAAAACATTGACCACAAGCAGCTTATTAATTGTAAATTCTGTCCAACGTGGTGTAATTAGAGAAAGAAGGCTTCTAAACATTTTTTGAAGAACGGTGAGTTAAATATTACttaatataatattaaatataataatggATTATGTGATCAACTGAATTTTGCTAGTTAACATTTGCTAGCTTTTCTCTGTTAtctttcataaataaataaattttatttttttgcaatttttagGTACTGTGAAATTTCTCCAGTGATTTGTCTTTTCTTCATATCACTGGAAAAACTACAATTTGTACACCTTTCCTCAGTTATTACAGTATTACTGAATTACAAAAATTAAAGAAATGTTAGAACATTTATTCTAATATGAATTTTGAAAGGTTCCTTAACTTAACCTCTCTAAAATTCTAccaataaacattaaaacatgaTTGCACTTGACTGCCATGCAAGTTTAAAAAcatagtaaaaaataaaattgaaaaacagCAGCAACATCCTTTAACAATGGCAAGCATAAAATATGTCAAGACAGGTAACCCTAGCTGTTAATAGTACCAAATTTTACTTTACATAAATATTGTAAATCAGTGCATTTATTGACTATAAAATTGCCAAAAAATAATCACTGTTCCATTAGAATGGCCTGCCAAGCACTTCCTGGAACTATTTTAAGTCTATTTGAACCACGTGACATTTTGAACTTTGTTGACATGACACACTCTGCATGTCTCTGAATTTTACCAATTCCACAGGGAAATTCATTGAACCAATGAATTACCCAACACCACAGAATTCACTGTATGGGGTCTAGGTACTTACATGCAAGCTTGGGGAAGGGTCCAAACCTCTTTGAAGATTTCAGAACACCTATCAGGAAAGAAAAGGATGAAATATGCAGAGAAGCTCATCTACAGTTTTGGCCAAAAGCTGAGAAtgacaagtattggttttcacatagtttgctgcttcagtggtTGTAGATCATTTTCTCAGATGTTTCTATgttatactgaagtataattacaagcattccataagtgtcaaaggcttttattgacaattacattacgtttatgcaaagagtcaatatttgcagtgctGGCTCTTCTTTTTCCAAGACCTCTGCTATTCGCtctggcatgctgtcaatcagtttctgggccaaatcctgactgatggca
This window of the Paramormyrops kingsleyae isolate MSU_618 chromosome 1, PKINGS_0.4, whole genome shotgun sequence genome carries:
- the ociad2 gene encoding OCIA domain-containing protein 2 isoform X2, with translation MSENTVTVETPGKKEGHGCKGKCHPGDQHIRRDEVWKTIKECQEESFWYRALPLSLASMAVTGGLIYNGVLKSSKRFGPFPKLALAGILGFAAGKASYVSTCREKFHTRGLEFPQYRFGPGFMCGFWERCPAHKRHCHHVCEECKCPKPRPK
- the ociad2 gene encoding OCIA domain-containing protein 2 isoform X1, with the translated sequence MSENTVTVETPGKKEGHGCKGKCHPGDQHIRRDEVWKTIKECQEESFWYRALPLSLASMAVTGGLIYNGVLKSSKRFGPFPKLALAGILGFAAGKASYVSTCREKFHTRGLEFPQYRFGPGFMCGFWERCPAHKRHCHHVCEECKCPKPRPKVVTPNQT